The Triticum urartu cultivar G1812 chromosome 5, Tu2.1, whole genome shotgun sequence genome contains the following window.
GGCGGCAGCTCGCACGTGGCCGCGGGTGCGGGGTGAGCGGGACGGGACGTGACGCGCGCCGGGGCCCGatcctggtggtggtggtggaggaaaTTTTACCACACCGggtgcacgcacgcacgcgcTGGCCGCCGTGTGGGAAGAAGATTGGGTTTGGCACGCGCACGTCCGAGGCGTGAACGGCGGCCATCATCTTATCTTTATCCTTGAACACAAAACAAAGAGCATGTCCGGTTCTATAACCAAGTTTCTAGTTTAGTTCACTATATATCTTCGCTAAACTTTGACCGCCTATACAGCACGTGGTGAGTGGTCTAATTCCTTTTTAGTTATGTAGGAAATGTATACTTCTTTTGACACGAAAGGGATGATACGAGTGAAGTTTAGGAGGCATGGAATTATGTATTACTCCCTCTGTCCCGGAATTTAAGATTGTTTTTGACACTATGCTAGTGTTAAAAATGTTTTCATGTTTTGGGACGAAAAAGTACAAAATACTTCCTCCGTTTCATATTACTTGTCGCTGAAACgaatgtatctagacttattgcagtgttagatacatccgtttgagcgacaactaatatggaacagagggagtataagtctttttagggattccaacaagtgacgactacatacagaacaaaatgaatgaatctacactttaaaatatgtctcTACATACATTCatatgttgtagtccatttgaaatgtctacaaaaacttatactccctctgtttctttttagtctgcatataagatttggttaAAGTTAAACTTTCTTAACTTTGactaagtttatagaaaaatattaAGATTCACAATATGAAATAAATATTGTTAGATGCATCATGAAATAAACTTTCATACCATATAGCTTTAGTATTGTAGATGCTAATACTTTTTTccataaagttggtcaaactttacaaagtttggctttgatcaaatcttatatgcagactaaaaagaaacgtagtgagtatttagaaacagagggagtacttctTTATTCCAGGTTTACTTTGGTTTTTTTATAGGTGTATATGAAATATCTCGACTTCTACCAAGTACTCCCTCCGCTCACAATATAAGATGTTATAACTTTCTTTGTCAGACAGGTCTATATAGACATGTTTTATTGTACTCGTTTACTTATTTCATTCCGTACGTAGTTCATACTAAAATATTGAAAACATCTCCTACTTGTGAAACGGAGGGAGCAGAGTAATCAGGCCGGCAGGAAAACCAAAAACAACACGAAAATGTTGCAGTCTTTGTGATGCAATGTCTTCTTAAGCCTACATCGATCATCAAGTCAACATTTCTTTTTGCGAGCAATAAGTCAACATGTTGAGTGAACttttttttattatgcatgtcatgtgttgtttacttgaTTCTTTTTTGAGTTAGCGTGGTTACCTTTTACATTTTTTCCAATTAAATGTTAACTTTCACCTATAAAAATAATCTTAGGTCAGCCGACCGTTGTATCTTTAGAACCTTCAAAAACCTAGTACTCCGTGCTTGTTTATTTTGGAGCAACTCACGTTGACTAGTAGCACAACAAAATAGGTCCAACAAATGTCATGCTACTATATCACCAAATCCTGCTTATGCCAATCTTATTTGGTTTGATAATTATTTTAGTTGGAATTTTTGATTTGTTATGTTGCATTGGTTTATATATCAACGACATTCATATCATTTTTTCTCTCTCCATTGAACGCGGTTTGTGTGCATGTTCTCATCACTCCGACGAAGTAGTACTACTACTTATATCATAACAAAGTTGGGCTCTTTCCTGCGTTGTGGAAACAAGGTTCGGTATGCTATTCGCCTGCTGCAACCTTTGTATTTTAGGGTTTGACATTTGCCAAGCATATCAATATGTTGCGTCCACAGCAAAGCAGATGCCATATCTTTCACAAAGATATAGGCTACTGCTCATCAACACAACCATTTCTTGTTTTGGAAAATCTATTTACTCATCGAACATACAGAAAATTGTCGCTGGGGCCCACATTCCAGTGGGGGCTGGCTGCGTCCGACGTGGGCTCGCCCGGAGCCCCGGAGCAATTTACGAATGGTGTACCGTACCGCAGGGGCATTTCCGTCCAGCGGCCCGCAAAAAGCCAGGCTCGAAAAACGGCAAAAGCCGCAGCGTGCGAGCTCGACTGGGCGGCGGACGGACGGCCTCTTCCCATCCCCGCAAAGAAAACAAACACCGCAGCGCACTCACTGCCAGCCGCGGCCTCGCTCCACTGCCCACTTGTTGCAAACCTCGCGCTACTCCCCAGCTCAGACGGCGTGGCGCCCGAGAGTGTGCCACCGCTCCGCACCCCCCACCCCCGCATTGTTTCAAAATCCGCAGGCCGGTCCCcggaggcggcgcggcggtggGTCGCCGGTGGGCAGGGGCGTCTCTGGTGCGGCAGGAGGAGGGGGTTCTTTCTTCTTGAAGCTTCGGCCGGAGCGCGGAGGCGGGCGAGAGGGGTCTGAGGGGCGGAGGAgcggtggaggagagagagggagagagaggagcgGAGCTATGGCCGCTGCGCGCGTCGTCGCGTGCCTGCTGGCGGCGGTGATGTGCCTCTCGTGTGGGGCGGCGGCCGCCGCCAGGTCGCCGGAGGCCCGGATGCACCGCCACCTCAAGCGCCTCAACAAGCCGGCCGTCAAGAGCATCGAGGTACGTGCGTGCGTCCACTCCGACGAGCTAATAGCTAGATTCCTCTTGTGCCGTTGTTCTTCTCAAGATTTGAATGGGGATTTATTTTCTCCCTTCCTTCCTGGTCAAAGCCGGTGTCCGTTTCAATCTGCATTTTTTGGGGGGATTTGGGCGAGATTGATTCAACGGGCGCACTTCTTGGCTGCTCCAGTCGCTCAAAGTTACCACGCCCTGATTCAAAAAAGGATGGCCTTTCCGGGGGCTTGTTTTTCCCGGCGGCTTGTTCTTGGGGCCGATTCGCTTTCTCGCTTTACGAATTTTGCAAAAGGTTAATGAAAAAATTTCAAGAAAGATGCCCACTACTTTGTGAGGAATTTCTTTCCTGCCTACTGCAAAATCTGAAGCTTCATCCGTGGATGCCAGCCAAAGTAGTAGTAGTACTGGTGTCCTTTTGCAAGCCATTCTTCATTTATTCTTGCTCAAAACTTCAGTCAGTGGATGCAAACCAAAGTAGTGGTGTCCTTTTGCAATGCTACGCAAACTTCAGTCAGTGGATGCTAACTTACGTTTGTTTGTTTGCAAATTAATCGAGCAGAGCCCTGACGGGGACATCATAGACTGCGTGCACATCTCGCACCAGCCGGCCTTCGACCACCCGTTCCTCAAGAACCACACCATCCAGGTACCAATCTTAAGCTTGATTTCAGATGCGTCAGCAGCAGCAGGAGAAGATGCCATTGTTTTTGCTGAACATTTTTGCGTCTGCAGATGAGGCCGAGCTATCACCCGGAGGGCCTGTACGACGAGTCCAAGGCCAATGTGGCCTCCTCCGGCGACGGCGAGCGGCCGATGGTTCAGCTCTGGCACCGCAACGGCAGGTGCGCACCGGGCACCGTCCCGGTCCGGAGGACCAAGAAGGACGACCTGATGCGCGCGAGCTCGATGCGGCGCTACGGCAGGAAGCACAAGCCCACGGTGGCGAACCCGATGTCGGTCGATCTCGCCATGCTCAACGAGGGCGGCCATCAAGTACGTGCACGCATTGCATCCATCTACTATCTCACTCGGTGTTTGTTTGAGTGGCAGCAAGGAAGAAGAAATGCCACTGACTGACTAGTGCTGTGTCTGAAGCATGAACTCTGACTGTTGTGTATTTTTCAGCACGCGATATCATACGTTCAGGGCGAGAAGTACTACGGCGCCAAGGCGACGATCAACGTGTGGGAGCCCAAGATCGAGCAGCCCAACGAGTTCAGCCTGTCCCAGCTGTGGATCTTGGGGGGCTCCTTCGGCGAGGACCTCAACAGCATCGAGGCTGGCTGGCAGGTACGTACCACCGATAAGATCACCCAACCACATGCAGCTCCATGAGCTTGATCACTTCGCTCTCGGAGCCCATGTCTGTCTACTTAATGCCACACCGTCGCTGCGGTTGATTGATGGATAGCTCTGTTCCTACCGTTTCTAGCTAGCTCGGTGGTGTCACGGGCCCTCAACTTTTCTCTTTTCTGTTTGTTGGTTCATCAGGTTAGCCCGGACCTCTATGGGGACAACAATACAAGACTGTTCACCTACTGGACTGTAAGTTTTTCTCCCTTCACATAATCCTGTGAAAATCAAGCCTGAAATTCTTTGTGACATGTGCTTGTGTTGATCTTATTAACCTGTATATTTATGTTCTGTGTTGTGTAGAGTGATGCGTACCAGGCAACAGGGTGCTACAACATACTGTGCTCAGGGTTCGTCCAGATCAACAACGAGGTGGCCATGGGGGCCAGCATCTTCCCCATCTCGGGCTACTCCGGCTCGCAGTACGACATCAGCATACTCATCTGGAAGGTGAGTGGGGAAGCAGTTCATCCAGTACTGTTTGAGAATTGTCACCAACATGAATGCAGGCCACAGGGGATTTTGCCCACTTGCTGCTGTGCCCTTTACTCCTCTTGCTCCTTGACTGAACTCTGGGGCTCTGGCTCTGAAGATTAtgtagagggtgtttgtttccagggacttatTGGTCTAGGGACTTAAATAAGTCCCATCTaagagggtgtttgtttccagagaCTTATTGGTCTAGGGACTTAaataagtccctataagtcccatctaaaccaaacaggagggacttatagggacttaaagtgggcatttgggacttatgaaataagactctcaaggagggacttatagggacttatagTTGTAATATGGTCTTATAGAGACTTATAAGTCCCAGGAACCAAACAGgcagggactttttagggacttgggacttataagttgggactaaaaaaagtcctaggacttatgaaccaaacagggccttagtaCATACCCCTCAGGCTCAGCATGTGGCTATGATACATGTTTTGTCAACAAGCTTTTTTAGCCTTGATGATTACTCTTAGTAGTGTTTGTCAATAGAAGCCTCATGAAGCATTGCTACCTTTCACCTCAGCAAGCGAGTGCCATGCCGAGATAGAAAGTCGAGTGTTTTTCATTCTATCACGCACGGGCAATGAGTGCGTTTCACGGCCTGCTTAGTGCACCATGAGTGTCGGCATCTTCTTGAAGCTAAACGCTAGACACTAATGATTCTATTTCTGTATAATATATCGTTATGCCGGGTCGGATACCATAATGCTGCATGTCTTCTAATTGGTCTACATTGCTACTCTTGAGCAGGATCCGAAGGAGGGTCACTGGTGGATGCAGTTTGGCAAGGAGTACGTGCTGGGTTACTGGCCGTCGTTCCTGTTCTCGTACCTGGCGGACAGCGCGTCGATGATCGAGTGGGGCGGGGAGGTGGTGAACTCGCAGGCGGAGGGGGTGCACACGTCGACGCAGATGGGCAGCGGGCACTTCCCGGAGGAGGGGTTCGGCAAGGCGAGCTACTTCAAGAACATCCAGGTGGTGGACAGCACCAACAACCTCAAGGCGCCCCATGGCATGGGCACCTTCACGGAGCAGTCCAACTGCTACGACGTGCAGAACGGCAACAACGCCGACTGGGGCTCCTACTTCTACTACGGCGGCCCCGGCCGGAGCGCCAACTGCCAGTGACTGacgagcgagcgagcgagcgagcgagcaaGCAGGCAAGTGTGCTCCATTCGCAAGTGTAATGTAGTAGTTCACCATCTGCATTGTTAGGCCTAGATGATGATAGGTGTCATGTGAATGGGTCCTGGTGTTGTCTCctgatttttctttttttcttttttgatttTCTCCCGTGTGTCAATCAAGCCTTCTGAAGAGAAGCATGGCATGTGGTGTGGTCTGGTGGTGCACCAGTTGTGTCGCCTACCAAAGGGTCCTTTTCCATACTGTGGTAGCAGATTCATTCACCTGTCTGTCTTTGTTCGTGGCTATTATTGGATGGGGTGCTCTCTTCTTTTTCTCTCCTGGCCGGCTTGGGTTCATGCATGGCATGGCCCCATGCATGGGGAAGGGCAACAATACAATGGCTTTTGTTTCTCTTGGTCTTGGGAGGGACTTTCTCTCCTTTGGATGCCACTATCTATGTATGGCGCATCGAAAGCAGCAATGGGTTGTTTTGTCCCGTTGAGAACTCTGGAATGGTGTGCATTCTTCATGATGATGCCGCCAAAACTAGCGAGCAACTAAATGTTTACAATGGTAGTATTCATTGATCATCCTTGCATGAAGATAGTAGCAAGGCAGCATGAGCTGACAGAGGTTGAAGGAAATGATCTTTTTTGGGGCTGTTCCATGCAAGAATAGAATACACTGTTTGTGTTTTGAGGTAAAAGCACACCAGATACCTTAACTTGCATGGAATGTGATGATTTAGTCCCAAACTTGCAAAATGCAACTTCACCATGCTCCAACTTGCACCGAATGTGATGATTTGGTCCCCGGCCTATCACAGCGCGGCAAGTGGCAGCCAGGTGGCTGTGCCGGTCGTTGCCCGCACTTTCGCACAAAACACCCTACCGTTTTATCTAAATCAACCCATAGTACATGGCAATTGAATTAATTCTGTCTCAACTCGCATCTCTGGTAACCGAAACCGGCAGCGAATCATCGGAGCTCAACTGAGATACCAAAGTCACTCCTCTCTGATTCCCAACTGCTCCACCTCGCCAATCTCTCATCATGGCGACGGCGGCTGCATCCCGGCCCAGCGGCCCTGTCCTTTTGAGCCCCATTCCCAGCTACCACTCCGCCTCCCTCTCCCGCGTCAAGCTCTCCGCCGGCGGCTCATCGGTCAAGTCGGTCAGCGTCACGTCTCCCCCCTCCTCTCCCTCAGGCGGCGCCGCCAAGATCCGCCGGTCCTGCATGTGCTCCCCGAGGAACCACCCGGGCTCGTTCCGTTGCAGCCTGCACAAGGAGCGGAGGCCCCGACCGGCAGCACCAAGCCCGCCTCCCAGCCGCCCGTCGGCAGCGGCTGCTCTAGGCGCATGCTAAACGTGCTAGCGCAGCGCATGGGGAGCGGACACTGGGCACGCAGGGCGCTGGCTCCGTACCCCTCGGTGCAGCAACCGCGCCAACGGGTTCCGCGCCGGGGCCAGCCTGCTCTCCGCCATGTCCACGTCCATGGCTGGCGGCCGCCTGCAGTGAAAAAACAACAGCGTCGACATGCCATAGCGAAGatactactagtacatacccccTCCCGAACACGTGAAACCTCACTTTCCCATTACTATTCGGGCTCGTCTCTCTCGCTCGTGCACACTGGAGATGAAGGACGGGGTTTGAGGCGGCAGCGCGGTTGGATCTCGAGATGGCCGGCGGCTGGATCTCAAGGAGGCAGGCGGCGCGGCGGCTAGATCTCGAGGAGCCAGGCGGCTCGGGCTGAGGAGACGCGGCGCCGGTGATTgagggtggggcggcggccacGTGCATGGGGCTGGTCCGCTGGTGGATGCGTGAGACAATGAATCAGTATTTCTCTCTTCAGTTTGCCATCGTGTGTTTTGCGCTTTGTGTAGTTTTCCTGCTACTGTACTTTCTGCTGCTGTATGCACGGTTGTGGTGCCTGCTGTTGAGGCATGCTTGATGTGTGGTGCGCGTGCATTGATGCTCAATCAAAAAGATGATGATTCTGACGAACCAAACACATCCCAACTTGCAGGACGGGAGAAATCCCTGATTCCGACGAAGTTTCTGTGAAGTTTCATGGCGGAGCGgctcaccccccccccccccccccccccccccccccagctcTTCAACTTGCGCAAGAAGATGATGGACAGCTGGATAGCTTCTTTGGTCGGTACTGTTTCTTCGCCAGAAAGCAGTCGCCGCGCGCTATGTCTGTCAGTTTGGCTCTTGTCCCCATTGTAGTATTGCGTGCAGTGTTCATTTTTTCTTGATGGACGAGAAACATCGGTGCACTTTTTCAGATGAGCGAATGGAGCGATGAACACACAATACATAATAAGGGCGCGGACAAAggaaaattctgaaataaatcaGTAGCAAGCTTCCGTTGGAACCCTGCCGTTCACATGATGCCATGTACTGCAGTGTAGTGTAAATAGTTAACTGAATTGGTGTAGTGCAAAGGGGGTTTTGAGACAGAATTAATTCAAGTGCCATGTACCGTGGGTTGATTAGATAAAACGGCAGAGTGTTTTCTGCAAAAGTGCAGGCGATGACCGTTCCAGCCACTTGGCTGCCATTTGTCACGCTGTGATAGGCCTGGGATCAAATCGTCACATCCGGTGCAAGTTGGGGTATGATAAAGTTGTATTTTATAAGTTTGGGACTAAATCATCACATCTCATGCAAGTTAGGGTACCTGAGGTGCTTTTACCTCCTGTGTTTTCTTGCACATACCAGATGCAGTATTATTAAGCTGGCCAGGAACACATGTCTTGGATACCATATTCACGGTTTTGTGAACCGGAGAGGAAGAAGGATGTGCAGTACAGTCCATGGCTGCCTCCATTGACCGCCTCATTTGACTGTCATCAGCAAGTAAATAATCTGATCAGAGCCGCTGCCCCTGGAAGTTGGTCTGAATTGTTTGTTTTCCAAGGCCATCTCTGCTCGTCCCCCTCTTGCCTTCCTGCGCCCATGCTGCTTTGTTTGTCCTGTCCGAGCTTGGCCGCCCGCAATCAAATGTGCATGTCTGACTCTACTCTGCGTGTAAGATGCTGGGAATCATGTGCTGCCGCCTCGGATCCCCAGCCCGGTCCAGTCAAACCTAAACCTGTATTGCATTGCATCCACTGCGGCGGTCCATGGTACGTGCTCCGGCCGAGGAGGAGTACGGGGAATCGGGTGGCAGCTGGTGGCAGGGCAGCGGCACCAGCGAGCTGTCTGCGGCGAGGCTCGTTTGCTCGGTTCGGTGCGTGTGGCCTCGCAACATTTTTTTGCTGAGCAGTTCGTTCGTTGATCGGCCATCCAACTTGTAGTAGTACTGATCTACGGCCTCGTAACAAAgattggtttggtttggtttggtaGGGGTACATGTATCATGTATGGTACTACGGGCGGACAATAATTCTGAGTCATGTGTTGGTGGGTTCTCTTCTCTGTTGTGGCGACAGGAAAAGGCAGTGTGGATTGGAAGGCGATGGGCCGATGGGGTCACTCGCGTCCAGATCCAGTCATTCATTCATGCTCAGATTTCAGATGATGATGCGctagaggagggggaggaggcacGGGCTGGAGGCGCTCACGTGCCCAGCGGTACGCCTGTACCGGTGACTAATGTACCGTCGTTGTGCTCTACCCACCTCTGAAGATGATGCCCGGTGTGAGCACAGTACTAGCGTACGCCATCTTGAAAGCTTCTAGCTTCTCTCGCGACATTCACACATACAGTATAAGTTTGTTGTGTCATCAATCGGTCAAAACCATTTCAAAGTTAAAGCATGATTTGTTCTCATTCtgattttcttcttcttctttggaTCTGACCATTTTGCTACGGTCATCGTGCTGTCATGGTCAATAACGGTAGGAACCTGGTCAACGTCCCTCATTCATCACAACACTTACGGACATAGACAAGTGGCTACCGGCAGGGTCTGCAGTTGTAGACCCATTATAGCCTACCGCCAGGCTCGATGGCGGTAGCCCCCTCAAGAGGTAAAAGAGGGAGGGGGGCATCCATTCACCCCTATCTTCCTCCTTTCCTCCACGAAAACATAAGAGATCTCCATTTGTGCATCGTTTTTGTGGATCTTGGGGCCAAATTGAGGAAGGTAATCATTTTACATCCCTTCAATTACCTTTTGTCAGATCTTTTTAGTATTTTTATGCATTTTTGGCACTAGGCGCAACCTAGTTCCTTAATATGATTCAATATGAATTTAGGGCATCTACAACCGCGATGGGAAAATCCGGCCCCCAAACGCCCGCGGACGCGTTCGGGCATGTCGGCGGACACTGACCGGTCACGCCTCAAATAATGCAATCCACATCCGGATacctcaaataagaaacctcaaATCCATATTATTACATGCCACATAGTGATCTTTAAGCGGAGCTCGTCCGGTCGCCGTGGCCATGTCTTGTTGCCGGCTGCAGTCCCCAGAGTGTTGGTCCGGGCACCGGCAAGGTAGAGTAGGGCATGGGACTCAGGGTGCCGTCgtctcccatgccctactcttcctcgtcggagcCCAGAACCCGTTGGGTGCCGGTGGACGTTAGATCGATGATGGATTCGTCTTGGGACAAGCTGGCGACATCCACCACGACGCGTTTGCGATATTCGGAGAATGCGACTCCGCCTCGTCAATGTCCACCACCGCGAGCACTGCCGCCGCCTCACACGCCCGCTGCCCTGCACGGTGGGCATGGCGCACATTGTTTGCGTCGGACGACGCACACGGCGCGTCCATGGCCTCGGCGCGCCAACGTAGGGGTTGCACATCTGCCACCCGTCCAGACGCCAGATGGACCACACCGCCTCCGGTGAGGTAGCCACGGCTGTCCTAGCACCGGATCCATTGCCATTTGGGCTTACACAATGGATTCCCGATGGAATGAGTCCGAGCGCTGTGCACGGGCCTCCTCCCGGGAGCAGCAAAGTGCAAGCCGGATGGCCATCTCCTCTTCGGGGTCGCGTTGGATGAGCTCAGGGTCGATGGATCTGGAGGTGAAGATCTCGGATCCCCTGCCCGTCATGCCGGAGACAACCGAACATCGCTAGGGACGTGCTTGGGTGGCAGAGGGGAGTGGAGTGAAGTGGCTAGGGTTTGATCCGGTGAGCGGATGGGGAGGAATATATGTGGGGGTGGGGTGGGCTAGCGTGCCCAGGTGCCCCCACATCCGTCCCATATTTGGTTtggatatgaggggtgccggtCAGCCCAGGCGTTTGAGGCCCGTTTGGGGCGCCCGTCCGGGTCAAAATTTCGCGACCGAACAGTGACCGGGCGGCTCGCCCGGGTGTATGAGGCAGGTTTGAGGCACCCGACTATAGATGCTCTTAGATTGGCACATGTGTTTTTGTGTGGTTGTATATGTGTGGGTATATGGATATGTGGATGAATGTTGCCACCTAGTTCCTCAATATGTGTTTGGTAAGCATATGTATGGTTATGATGTTGAATGTTGCTATGGTGATGCTTGAATCTATGAATATGCTAATGTTGATGATTAGGGTTAGGTTATGGTGATGCTTGTGGTTTTGTAGCAAGAACTATGTTTTGGTCACTCACTAACATTCTCGCTAAATACTCATGTAGGATGGACAACATTACCAGCAGTGAGAAAAGTTATGAGGCGGCGGAAGAACGTCGGCGCCAACTCATCGAGGTAGAGACAAACAGGTGGGTAAAGAGTTGTGACAAGGCGTATGCAACTATGAGGGAGTTTAATCTGTATTAGTTCCCTGAGTACCCTCCAAAGGTCAtcgcttaaaaagaaaataatcACATTGAACTTGAGACGAAGGAAGATGATTGTAGACACGAACTAAAAATGCAAATCACATTTCCCACTAGTAGGGAAGCATTTGATCCGATGGACTTGAAAAGGCTAGGGCAGATCATTGGGTAGAAAATCAAGGAATGAGCGTCACCGATACCTAGCCATGCTGCTCCCTGGTATTGTATTCGCAAAAGAATGAATGTCGTCAGTTGCTGGCCAGGATCCAATGATATTCAATTGGAGCCTATGCCATATCGTGATCAGGAAATTGCAAACAAGAAATTTTCTAGGGATTAGATGCAGCGAGACCCCCTTTTCGATGCTTCGAGATTATTTGAACTCTCGTGATGTTTTATGTCATTTGAACTCCAAGATGTCGTGTGTCATTTGAACTCCCTGATTTTGTATGTCATTGGAACTCCAAGATGCATGTCATTTGAACTAAGTGATATTGTATATTCCCTTTTGACCTCGAAAATGTTGCATCTCCTTTGAACTTAGCGATCCTTGTGCAATTTGGTTGAAATAGTTTGTTTATTTTGGGGGTTAAATTCTGTTAGCTATGAAATTAGTTGAGATGAAAAATACAAAATTGTAATGGGAAGTTAACTTGTGCAAGCAATGTCACAAGCCtactgatgaagctatgtacctaggatagggtcatggacctgtccagcataccctccccaaggacatctttacaaagaattagaagcagtcgaagagaaatcatcatccactcgaccgcGGAGATGcactcactcgaccaccttgaagacactcgaccaccagaagatgaggaaccctccactctgcaacggttaggacttaaaccatagcattatgagcatttatgacattttactatagacgttaccagtaacgcctttcctttatgagcattgaaccctgagtaacggaggggagctggggtcctggcgcactctatataagccacccccctcctccgggACAAGGATTCACACTTTTTTGTAAActctcacacacatataatccagtcgaccgcctcagggcaccgagacatagggctattacttcctccgagaagggcctgaacttgtaaaactcgtgtgtacaactactccatagctaggatcttgcctcctcatacctacccccattctattgtcagtcttagatccacgacag
Protein-coding sequences here:
- the LOC125511054 gene encoding uncharacterized protein LOC125511054 encodes the protein MAAARVVACLLAAVMCLSCGAAAAARSPEARMHRHLKRLNKPAVKSIESPDGDIIDCVHISHQPAFDHPFLKNHTIQMRPSYHPEGLYDESKANVASSGDGERPMVQLWHRNGRCAPGTVPVRRTKKDDLMRASSMRRYGRKHKPTVANPMSVDLAMLNEGGHQHAISYVQGEKYYGAKATINVWEPKIEQPNEFSLSQLWILGGSFGEDLNSIEAGWQVSPDLYGDNNTRLFTYWTSDAYQATGCYNILCSGFVQINNEVAMGASIFPISGYSGSQYDISILIWKDPKEGHWWMQFGKEYVLGYWPSFLFSYLADSASMIEWGGEVVNSQAEGVHTSTQMGSGHFPEEGFGKASYFKNIQVVDSTNNLKAPHGMGTFTEQSNCYDVQNGNNADWGSYFYYGGPGRSANCQ